CCGAGGTTCCTCGTCCCCTCATCTCCCCCTTTTTCCCTTTCCGGCGAAGCGATTTGCGGCCAAGTCTTGTCTTGGTCTTCCCCTGGGCTCGTCGGCGGAGCCGCGGAGTATAATCTAATCAATTGAGGCCTGGGGCGCTTAAGCTGATCGGGCTTTCATGAATTGATGGTTGGAGTTTGTCCACATGCAGTGTTGTTGCATATTTCTTCTGctgatttgtttttcctttccttttcctacCGTAGATGtgcagagggaggagaagaatgTAGAGAAAGCCATCAGGGAGGCTGCTAAGCGCAACGACATGGGATCCGCAAAGGTGTGCTTATTTTTAATATTGTTGCTTTGTGTAAGCATATCTGTGTTTGTTCACCTTTTGCTTGATCATTGAGAACATTAGAGAATCATAGATTTACATTTGGAACAATTCAGTTCCTTCTGCATTGCTTGTTGAATTCTGTCAGTAAATGCATGTTCAATGGTTGCTTTGTGTTCAGTTCATCGAGTTCCATGATGTGCTTTACTCAAAtactttgcttttgcttaGGAACATTGAACCTAGTAGGGGAATGCTTgcatgaaaaatgaaaatgttAACCTTTGTATAACTCATGGCAAGCTATCCTATATGCACTGCATGGATAGTAGTTCTTGGTATAGAACTTTGACCTAACAGGAGTCGTAAGACCTCTATTCTGTTGACACATACCGCGAGGTGCCTTAACATATATGACTCCCAATTACCCCATCTatagggcctctttgattcacaaAACTCCAAAATCATACGATTGCAACCTCATGCCCTTTTGAGTCTTATAATCTTATTGAGAGGTTTGCTTGCACCATAGGGATGTTACCAAGAGGTCTTAGTCAATGGGAATTTTCATATGAAATAGAGTTCAAAAGAGACCACAGGAAAAATTGCTATTAATTCCAACCCTGCAAATCAAACAACCCACGTACTGATAGTTCCCAATACTTCAATCCTAAAAACGATCCTatgaaaatcctttgaatcaaagaggccctaaatATTGTATCCAATGCACTCGTGCCACATCTTTTTTGTTTACGCCACCAATTAAACCATCAGATCCAGGCACATAGCAATGTGAGTAAGGTCCTCTTTCTTCTTGATTCTAGTGGTTATTTGGTGTTTTCAATTCTCTTGTTCTTCCACCAAGCACCAAATTTATCGTTCGCCATACTTGTTGAATACAGTATTTATAGGACAGTTTTGATGGTACTATCTAAATTGGTATTTGGCGGCATACATCCATTTTCGTCTGACTATATTGGTGGTACACTTGAGCACCTGATGCGCATGCATGGACGTAGTGTTTCTTGAAACATATACAAGTTTAAGGATTTAAGTGCCACATTTGTGCAATTTTTGGGACCTCGGTCAAAACATTAGAGATTTAACTACCAGATTGTGCAAGTTTTGGGACCTGAGGTTCAATATACTTGATTTAAACAGCAGTTGTTACCAATGCAGGGTGCATTCTATAGTCGAAGTGTAGTTCAGTCTAGTTATCTACTTCACACCTTAATTATACATGTTCATCTGACTATGCTAAACAAAATCACTTTTTTATTCTAATATTCTTATAAAATATTATGAAACATGTGTGTATACATCTGTAACCCAAAAGTAAAGAGTCAATCCTATTTAAGTGAGGGAATCTACTTCTTTAATCTTGGTGAGCTATAGTGGCTTGTTTATATTGATAAACTTGACAATGATGCACTAATAAATATACTTGTTATAGTATTGATGTTGGCATTTCGTTTAATGGTTAAGATTTGTAGATGCAAGCTGTGGACCACTTGTCCTGCTAAACTGCATAATTAGTACACAGATGCCCGCAAATGTCCATACTCCACATTCAGCCATTACAACTTTATGGAGGACAATTTTGGTGATTAGAATGCTCATCTCATAACTCATGTTCTAATTCGCATCTCTATAAATCCTATCTGTTTTAGTCATTTACATTTTATCTTTCAACTTTCAGCAGGCATAATTCAATGACAAGTTTCTCATGTCATTTCATTTTTATGTGTTAGGCTCTTGCGAAGGAACTTGTGAGATCAAGACGGGCTGTTAATCGTCTTTATGAAAACAAAGCTCAACTAAATTCTGTATCAATGCATCTTGGAGAAATTGTTGGTATGATCctttcttgttttccttttatGAACTCTTTGGTGTTGGGCATCTGAGGCCATTAATTGGTAGACACCCTTTAGATTATGGAAGAAAACATCTATTAGCTCATCTTCAATGTTGCATCCTGAAGTTTGCCGTAGCTGCAGGCATTTAGCCTCATACCAGTACAAAACTTATGTTTCTTGTATGCACCACTTTCCTTTGGGCACACAGATACTGGAAATCACTGAATTTGTATATGCCATCTAagacactgacatgtgggtccatgCCCTGTAACAGTTCTCTCAGTAGTCTGTATTTGGTTTTGAATGTATGTCTTTAGTTTTCGTTAATGAAGCACCTATGAACATACAAAATAGTATTTCGTTCCTTCATTAGCATTTTTAAGGCCATGATGTAGTGCTCAGTTTGTTTATACTTCTCTGTTATAATTAATAACTTCTGTTTATGCAAATTTCAGCAACTGCAAGAACAGTAGGTCATTTGTCAAAAAGTGCTGAAGTTATGAAAATTGTTAATAATCTAATGAAAGCTCCAGAATTGGCTACCACGATGCAAGAATTTAGCAAAGAAATGACGAAGGTAACCTGCTACATGTATTTATCATTGGTTAGATACTTACTACATTTCGTTTACACTGTTCAAAGatattaaatccatcattgACATTGATATGTCACTGTATTCACAGAACTGTAACGAGGTTGATCATTGGGACATCTGATCTAATACTGCTAACTTTGTATGCCTACAACTCTAGGCAGGTGTAATGGAAGAGATGATGAATGATGCAGTTGATTCAGCTTTGGACTCTGAGGACATGGAAGAGGAAATTGAAGAGGAGGTTGACAAGGTTCTTGCCTCAGTGGCAGGGGAAACTGCCTCACAGCTACCAGATGCTGCCAGGACACCTAAGGTTAAGCAAGCATCAACGAGCAGGGTTCCAGAAGAGGTAG
This is a stretch of genomic DNA from Brachypodium distachyon strain Bd21 chromosome 1, Brachypodium_distachyon_v3.0, whole genome shotgun sequence. It encodes these proteins:
- the LOC100828971 gene encoding vacuolar protein sorting-associated protein 24 homolog 1, producing the protein MEKMKGLLKPRATPQQQLREWQRRLRNECRVLDRQIRDVQREEKNVEKAIREAAKRNDMGSAKALAKELVRSRRAVNRLYENKAQLNSVSMHLGEIVATARTVGHLSKSAEVMKIVNNLMKAPELATTMQEFSKEMTKAGVMEEMMNDAVDSALDSEDMEEEIEEEVDKVLASVAGETASQLPDAARTPKVKQASTSRVPEERQAVAEGADDDEEDLEEIRARLAKVRS